One window of Brevibacillus choshinensis genomic DNA carries:
- a CDS encoding NucA/NucB deoxyribonuclease domain-containing protein, protein MQKKIILFIVALLFAIGSYFFEQRTTQTQTSNTEADYVLEFPSSKYPETAEHIRSAISKGQSAVCTIDRKGADENREQSLKGVPTKPRYDRDEWPMAMCKEGGKGADIAYISPSDNRGAGSWVANQVDDYPDGTRVKIVIK, encoded by the coding sequence GTGCAGAAAAAAATCATCCTATTCATCGTCGCTCTTTTGTTTGCGATCGGCTCTTACTTTTTTGAGCAACGTACTACGCAAACGCAAACAAGCAACACAGAAGCAGATTACGTACTTGAATTTCCGAGCAGCAAATACCCGGAGACTGCCGAACATATCCGCTCCGCTATCTCCAAAGGACAGTCCGCTGTGTGTACGATTGACCGCAAAGGGGCAGACGAAAACCGCGAGCAATCGCTCAAGGGCGTGCCGACAAAACCTCGCTACGATCGCGATGAATGGCCAATGGCTATGTGCAAGGAGGGCGGAAAAGGTGCGGATATCGCTTATATATCCCCTTCTGATAATCGTGGCGCCGGATCATGGGTCGCTAATCAGGTAGATGATTATCCAGATGGGACAAGGGTTAAAATCGTTATCAAGTGA